The proteins below are encoded in one region of Rhodoluna lacicola:
- a CDS encoding Nramp family divalent metal transporter: MGPALATGVAYIDPGNVATNLTGGARFGYALIWVIVFANIGAWLVQYLSAKLAIASGKSMAELLGSAIKKRWLRLLYWLQAEAMILATELAEIVGGAIALHLLFGLNPIFGAVIVGAAAFLILSLARQEKVGIFIAVVVGLMAVTIIGFVSSLFTSQIDAAALALGLVPQISERDELFLALGILGATIMPHAIYVHSALTAERFGKAKDDEKRRLLKWTRLDVSVAMGIAGIANIGILLVGAVTVAGDVEEVTIDSAVAHISEFHGQIFGTMFAIGLLASSLASSAVGGYAGASVMSGLTNLKVSARVRRLISIVPSVLILALVPDSTAVLVISQIALAFGLPLALGPLVWLTGQSKLMGKYVNRLRTKLLAGLLLAILVGLNAWSLLPIA, from the coding sequence GTGGGCCCGGCTTTAGCAACTGGTGTTGCCTATATAGATCCAGGCAACGTGGCCACAAACCTAACCGGCGGAGCGCGCTTTGGCTACGCGCTTATTTGGGTAATTGTTTTTGCCAACATCGGTGCCTGGTTGGTTCAATATCTTTCCGCAAAGCTGGCGATTGCCAGCGGCAAATCCATGGCGGAACTACTGGGTTCGGCAATCAAAAAACGTTGGCTGCGTTTGCTTTATTGGCTGCAAGCCGAGGCCATGATTCTGGCCACCGAGTTGGCCGAAATCGTGGGTGGCGCGATTGCCCTGCACCTGCTGTTTGGTCTCAATCCAATATTTGGTGCGGTAATAGTTGGCGCAGCGGCGTTCCTGATTTTGTCACTTGCGCGTCAAGAAAAAGTTGGCATCTTTATTGCCGTTGTGGTCGGCCTGATGGCCGTGACGATTATTGGATTTGTATCCAGTCTCTTCACAAGTCAGATTGACGCGGCAGCACTTGCCCTTGGACTGGTGCCGCAAATTTCAGAGCGCGATGAACTGTTTTTGGCGCTTGGTATTTTAGGCGCCACCATCATGCCGCACGCAATCTACGTTCACTCGGCGCTAACCGCCGAGCGTTTTGGCAAAGCCAAAGATGACGAAAAGCGTCGCCTACTTAAGTGGACCAGGCTAGACGTTTCAGTTGCCATGGGAATTGCCGGCATTGCCAACATCGGTATTTTGTTGGTTGGTGCGGTCACAGTTGCCGGCGATGTTGAAGAGGTGACCATTGACTCAGCCGTGGCACACATTTCGGAATTCCACGGTCAGATCTTTGGCACCATGTTTGCCATCGGCCTGCTGGCCTCCAGCCTGGCTTCGTCAGCGGTGGGTGGCTACGCAGGGGCATCGGTGATGAGCGGGCTGACCAACCTAAAGGTCAGCGCTCGGGTCAGACGTCTGATCTCAATAGTGCCATCGGTGTTGATTCTGGCCCTGGTGCCCGACTCCACCGCGGTGCTGGTGATCAGTCAGATTGCCTTGGCCTTTGGCTTGCCGCTGGCCCTGGGGCCGCTGGTTTGGCTGACCGGTCAGAGCAAGCTGATGGGCAAGTACGTTAACCGTCTTCGCACCAAACTGCTTGCCGGCCTGCTGCTGGCCATTCTGGTTGGACTCAACGCGTGGAGCCTGCTTCCTATCGCCTGA
- the nrdF gene encoding class 1b ribonucleoside-diphosphate reductase subunit beta produces the protein MATTTLAGITRPVNWNKLEDSMDLDVWNRLTSNFWLPEKVPMSNDIPSWATLTPQEQNLTRHVFTGLTMLDTIQGTVGAISLIPDALTSHEEAVYTNIAFMESVHAKSYSSIFSTLCSTEEIEEAFRWAEENPYLQKKAEIILGYYRGDDPLKRKVASTLLESFLFYSGFYLPMYWSSRAKLTNTGDLIRLIIRDEAIHGYYIGYKFQKQMELETQERRDELKSYTYDLLLELYENEIKYTADLYDPLGLTEDVKHFLHYNANKALMNLGFDPLFPKEVSEVSPAILSALSPNADENHDFFSGSGSSYVIGKHEATEDDDWDF, from the coding sequence ATGGCAACCACAACACTTGCTGGTATCACTCGTCCGGTCAACTGGAACAAGCTCGAGGACTCAATGGACCTTGATGTTTGGAACCGACTGACCTCTAACTTCTGGCTGCCTGAAAAGGTGCCGATGTCTAACGACATCCCATCATGGGCAACCCTGACTCCTCAGGAGCAAAACCTGACCCGTCACGTGTTCACCGGTCTGACCATGCTGGACACCATTCAGGGAACCGTGGGAGCCATTTCACTAATTCCTGATGCACTGACCTCACACGAAGAAGCTGTTTACACCAACATCGCCTTCATGGAGTCGGTGCACGCCAAGAGCTACTCATCGATCTTCTCTACCCTGTGTTCAACAGAAGAGATTGAAGAGGCTTTCCGCTGGGCAGAAGAGAACCCTTACCTGCAGAAGAAGGCCGAGATCATTCTTGGCTACTACCGCGGTGACGACCCGCTAAAGCGTAAGGTGGCTTCAACCCTGCTTGAGTCATTCCTGTTCTACTCAGGTTTCTACCTACCTATGTACTGGTCATCACGCGCCAAGCTCACCAACACCGGTGACTTGATTCGCTTGATCATTCGTGACGAAGCCATTCACGGTTACTACATTGGCTACAAGTTCCAGAAGCAAATGGAACTAGAGACCCAGGAGCGTCGCGACGAGCTGAAGTCTTACACCTACGACTTGCTTCTAGAGCTATACGAAAACGAAATCAAGTACACCGCGGATCTATATGACCCACTTGGCTTGACCGAGGACGTAAAGCACTTCCTGCACTACAACGCAAATAAGGCCCTGATGAACCTAGGTTTTGACCCGTTGTTCCCTAAGGAAGTTTCAGAAGTTAGCCCGGCAATCTTGTCTGCACTGTCACCAAACGCAGATGAGAACCACGACTTCTTCTCAGGATCAGGTTCGTCATACGTTATCGGTAAGCACGAAGCTACCGAAGACGATGACTGGGACTTCTAA